A genomic stretch from Pseudomonas mendocina includes:
- the lepA gene encoding translation elongation factor 4, with amino-acid sequence MSDLSHIRNFSIIAHIDHGKSTLADRFIQMCGGLADREMESQVLDSMDLERERGITIKAHSVTLYYKAKDGKTYQLNFIDTPGHVDFTYEVSRSLAACEGALLVVDAGQGVEAQSVANCYTAIEQGLEVMPVLNKIDLPQAEPERVKEEIEKIIGIDATDAVTCSAKTGLGVDEVLERLVHTIPAPEGEIDAPLQALIIDSWFDNYLGVVSLVRVRQGRVKKGDKVLVKSTGKVHLVDSVGVFTPKHTATADLKAGEVGFIIAGIKDIHGAPVGDTLTLSSTPEVEVLPGFQRIQPQVYAGLFPVSSDDFEDFREALQKLTLNDSSLQYTPESSDALGFGFRCGFLGMLHMEIIQERLEREYDLDLITTAPTVIYELELKTGETIYVDNPSKLPDISAIMDMREPIVRANILVPQEHLGNVITLCIEKRGVQRDMQFLGSQVQVTYDLPMNEVVLDFFDRLKSTSRGYASLDYHFDRYQSANLVKLDVLINGDKVDALALIVHRDNAHYKGRALTEKMKDLIPRQMFDVAIQAAIGGQIVARTTVKALRKNVLAKCYGGDVSRKRKLLEKQKAGKKRMKQVGNVEIPQEAFLAVLRLEN; translated from the coding sequence GTGAGTGATTTGAGTCATATCCGCAACTTCTCCATCATCGCCCACATCGACCACGGTAAGTCGACATTGGCTGACCGTTTTATTCAGATGTGTGGCGGTCTTGCTGATCGCGAGATGGAGTCCCAAGTATTGGACTCCATGGACCTCGAACGCGAGCGTGGAATTACCATCAAGGCCCACAGCGTTACCCTCTACTACAAGGCCAAAGACGGTAAAACCTATCAGCTGAACTTCATTGATACGCCGGGCCACGTTGACTTTACCTATGAGGTGAGCCGTTCACTGGCCGCCTGCGAAGGGGCGCTGCTGGTGGTTGATGCGGGGCAGGGGGTTGAAGCTCAGTCTGTAGCCAACTGCTATACCGCTATTGAACAGGGCCTGGAGGTAATGCCGGTCCTGAACAAAATTGACCTGCCGCAGGCTGAGCCTGAGCGTGTTAAGGAAGAGATCGAAAAGATCATCGGCATTGATGCGACTGATGCAGTGACATGCAGCGCCAAGACCGGCCTAGGTGTCGATGAGGTACTGGAGCGACTGGTTCATACTATTCCAGCACCTGAAGGCGAGATTGATGCTCCGCTGCAGGCGCTGATCATTGACTCTTGGTTCGACAACTATCTGGGCGTTGTGTCTCTGGTTCGTGTGCGTCAGGGCCGTGTCAAAAAAGGCGACAAAGTTCTGGTCAAGTCCACCGGTAAGGTGCACTTGGTCGACAGCGTTGGCGTGTTCACACCTAAGCACACCGCTACAGCTGATCTAAAGGCTGGAGAAGTGGGCTTTATCATCGCTGGCATCAAAGACATTCATGGGGCACCGGTAGGTGACACACTGACCCTCAGTTCAACGCCTGAGGTCGAAGTTCTGCCGGGTTTCCAGCGTATCCAGCCGCAAGTTTATGCCGGTCTGTTCCCGGTCAGCTCCGATGACTTTGAGGACTTCCGCGAAGCGTTGCAGAAGCTCACGCTGAACGACTCGTCGTTGCAATACACCCCGGAAAGTTCCGATGCATTGGGCTTCGGTTTCCGTTGCGGCTTCCTCGGCATGCTTCACATGGAAATCATCCAGGAGCGCCTGGAGCGCGAGTACGACCTGGACCTGATTACCACGGCGCCGACGGTAATTTATGAGCTTGAACTGAAGACGGGTGAGACGATCTACGTTGATAACCCGTCTAAGCTGCCAGATATTTCGGCAATCATGGACATGCGTGAGCCTATTGTCCGCGCCAATATCCTGGTGCCGCAGGAGCACTTGGGTAACGTGATTACCCTGTGTATTGAAAAGCGCGGTGTGCAGCGTGATATGCAGTTCCTGGGATCGCAGGTTCAGGTGACCTATGATTTGCCGATGAACGAGGTGGTGCTGGACTTCTTCGATCGTCTGAAGTCGACCAGTCGCGGCTATGCTTCCTTGGACTACCACTTCGACCGATACCAATCAGCTAATCTGGTGAAACTGGATGTTTTGATTAACGGTGACAAGGTTGATGCATTGGCCTTGATTGTTCACCGTGACAACGCTCACTACAAAGGGCGTGCGTTAACGGAGAAGATGAAGGATCTGATTCCACGTCAGATGTTCGACGTGGCAATTCAGGCAGCCATCGGTGGTCAGATTGTTGCGCGTACAACAGTCAAGGCTTTGCGCAAAAACGTATTGGCCAAGTGCTATGGCGGTGACGTAAGCCGTAAGCGCAAACTGCTCGAAAAGCAGAAGGCTGGTAAGAAACGGATGAAGCAGGTAGGTAACGTGGAGATCCCACAAGAAGCCTTCCTTGCTGTACTGAGGTTGGAAAACTAG
- a CDS encoding SoxR reducing system RseC family protein — MIEERGRVVALEPGAVWVETRRQSTCGSCSAKAGCGHGVLQQLGFRERYARVRALSDLDLQLGDSVVIGVREDTLVRGSLMVYLLPLLGLFAAAVLVEQMAVDERWVILSALLGFVVAGGVVRWRNRFWVNDAAMQPVVLRAYLAVGATEY; from the coding sequence GTGATTGAAGAGCGAGGGCGTGTTGTTGCGCTCGAACCTGGAGCTGTCTGGGTTGAAACTCGGCGACAAAGTACATGTGGCAGTTGTTCTGCCAAGGCTGGCTGTGGGCATGGTGTTTTGCAGCAGCTAGGATTTCGAGAGCGTTATGCGAGGGTTCGGGCATTGTCTGATCTGGACCTGCAGCTAGGGGATTCTGTTGTCATTGGTGTTCGTGAGGACACTTTGGTGCGGGGTTCTCTGATGGTTTACCTGTTGCCGCTGCTGGGGCTTTTTGCAGCAGCTGTTTTGGTAGAGCAGATGGCGGTGGACGAGCGCTGGGTCATTCTCAGTGCGTTGTTGGGTTTTGTTGTGGCTGGCGGTGTGGTGCGTTGGCGAAACCGTTTCTGGGTCAATGATGCTGCCATGCAGCCTGTGGTGTTGCGCGCATATCTTGCGGTTGGCGCAACGGAATATTGA
- a CDS encoding DegQ family serine endoprotease: MSKSSLKSCFAGLFAVLLYGQAMLAEASLPDFTELVEQASPAVVNISTRQNMPDRVAGGAQLNIPDLEGFPPIFREFFERSIPQAPRAPGGGGGRQPEAQSLGSGFIISDDGYVLTNNHVVADADEIIVRLSDRSELEAKLIGADPRSDVALLKVDAKGLPTVKIGKSDNLKVGEWVLAIGSPFGFDHSVTAGIVSAKGRSLPNESYVPFIQTDVAINPGNSGGPLFNLAGEVVGINSQIFTRSGGFMGLSFAIPMSVAMDVANQLKADGKVSRGWLGVVIQEVNKDLAESFGLEKPAGALVAQVLEGGPAAKGGLQVGDVILSLDGQPIIMSADLPHLVGSMKPGATAELNVVRDGSRKTLKLAIGALPEDGETIADAGQSGVERSSNRLGVKVAELTAEQKKSLDLKGGVVISEVLNGPAALIGLRPGDVVTHLNNQAINSAKTFTEVAQALPKNRSVSMRVLRQGRASFITFKLAD; this comes from the coding sequence ATGTCGAAGTCTAGTCTGAAGTCTTGCTTTGCCGGGTTGTTTGCTGTGCTGCTCTACGGCCAGGCCATGCTCGCTGAAGCAAGTCTGCCTGATTTTACTGAACTGGTTGAGCAGGCATCACCTGCGGTAGTCAACATCAGTACGCGTCAGAACATGCCTGATCGGGTCGCTGGTGGTGCTCAGTTGAATATCCCTGATCTTGAGGGGTTTCCACCTATATTTCGTGAGTTCTTTGAGCGGAGTATTCCTCAGGCACCACGTGCGCCGGGTGGAGGCGGGGGGCGCCAGCCAGAAGCTCAGTCTCTGGGATCCGGCTTCATCATCTCGGATGATGGCTATGTGCTGACCAATAACCATGTCGTGGCTGATGCTGACGAGATTATTGTTCGTCTGTCAGACCGCAGTGAGCTTGAGGCCAAGCTTATTGGTGCTGATCCGCGCAGCGATGTGGCGCTGCTTAAAGTTGATGCTAAAGGTTTGCCGACAGTCAAAATCGGTAAGTCTGACAACCTCAAAGTAGGTGAGTGGGTGCTGGCTATCGGTTCCCCCTTTGGTTTCGACCATTCCGTAACTGCCGGGATCGTCAGTGCTAAGGGACGTAGCTTGCCTAACGAGAGCTATGTGCCGTTTATCCAGACTGATGTGGCCATTAATCCAGGTAACTCAGGTGGTCCGCTGTTTAACCTGGCAGGCGAAGTCGTAGGTATCAACTCGCAAATTTTCACCCGCTCGGGTGGGTTTATGGGCTTGTCTTTCGCTATCCCGATGAGTGTTGCGATGGATGTAGCTAACCAGCTTAAAGCGGATGGCAAGGTAAGTCGTGGCTGGCTGGGCGTGGTGATTCAGGAGGTCAATAAAGACCTAGCTGAGTCCTTCGGTCTAGAAAAGCCTGCAGGCGCACTGGTCGCTCAAGTTCTTGAGGGTGGTCCGGCTGCCAAGGGTGGTTTGCAAGTGGGCGATGTGATCCTGAGTCTTGATGGTCAGCCGATCATCATGTCTGCTGATCTTCCGCATCTGGTTGGTTCCATGAAGCCTGGTGCTACCGCCGAGCTGAATGTAGTGCGTGATGGTTCACGTAAGACGCTTAAACTGGCCATCGGGGCGTTGCCAGAAGATGGTGAAACCATTGCAGATGCGGGGCAGTCCGGCGTTGAGCGCAGCAGCAACCGTTTGGGTGTCAAGGTGGCCGAATTGACTGCAGAGCAAAAGAAAAGCCTCGACCTGAAGGGTGGGGTGGTCATTTCCGAAGTTCTCAATGGCCCTGCTGCGCTAATTGGTCTGCGTCCGGGTGATGTGGTAACGCATCTGAATAACCAAGCGATCAACTCTGCTAAGACCTTTACTGAAGTGGCGCAAGCTCTACCGAAGAATCGTTCGGTGTCCATGCGTGTGCTGCGTCAGGGGCGCGCCAGCTTTATTACCTTCAAGCTGGCTGACTAA